Below is a window of Flavobacterium cyclinae DNA.
AATTAGAACACTTTCTGATGGAAATGAAACTATTCTCTTAACTCTTAAAAACAGAAATGGTTATATCATAACAAATAAAGATATTAAAGTTCCTCATTATGCAACTTCTCCTTTAATTAATGTTGTAATTGAATTTGAAGATGAAATAGTAAAAGACAATTACAATTTCTTCAAAAATATTGACGAGAAAACAATAAAGAACATCATCGTTTTATCGTCTGTAAATAGCATGGTTAGAAGAATAAAAGTTATAAAAACTAAAAATTTAGTTAAATAACTAAAAAAATAGTTGTATAACTAAAAAAATAGTTTAACTTTGATCTATCAAACGATAAGTCATGCAAAAACTCACCAACAAAGAAGAAGAAATCATGCATATTTTATGGAAGCTTAAAAAAGCTTTTGTAAAAGATATCATGGAAGAAATAAAAGAAGATAAACCTCACTACAATACGCTTTCAACTATTGTTAGAAATCTTGAAGAAAAAGGATATGTAGGCTATAATGCTTACGGAAAAACACATCAGTACTTCCCTATTGTTAAATTAGAAGAGTATCGTAAAGCCTTCATGAATACCGCTATTGATAACTATTTCAACAGTTCGTACAAAAAT
It encodes the following:
- a CDS encoding BlaI/MecI/CopY family transcriptional regulator is translated as MQKLTNKEEEIMHILWKLKKAFVKDIMEEIKEDKPHYNTLSTIVRNLEEKGYVGYNAYGKTHQYFPIVKLEEYRKAFMNTAIDNYFNSSYKNLVSFFAEEEKISADELREILALIEKKK